The Artemia franciscana chromosome 11, ASM3288406v1, whole genome shotgun sequence genome has a segment encoding these proteins:
- the LOC136032943 gene encoding uncharacterized protein LOC136032943 isoform X2, giving the protein MDFETACFDDARSVTPGNEDDLLESIDFEQISDDELENDVLLEPSIDPMDVDWKSLYTAKLVQEAKPTPSRQRW; this is encoded by the coding sequence acaGCATGTTTCGATGATGCACGCTCTGTAACTCCTGGCAATGAAGATGATTTGCTTGAGAGTATAGATTTTGAACAGATATCCGATGACGAGCTTGAAAATGACGTACTTCTAGAGCCATCAATTGACCCAATGGACGTCGATTGGAAATCATTATATACTGCCAAACTAGTTCAAGAGGCAAAGCCAACACCTTCTAGGCAAAGATGGTAA